The Pelodiscus sinensis isolate JC-2024 chromosome 4, ASM4963464v1, whole genome shotgun sequence genomic sequence AATCATTTTTAGCTGAGTTAACATCTAAAAATGAAGGGTCAGAAATGAAGACGGAATTTCGTTTTTTCTGTGATCCTACAGAGGCAAATTATACATGTCCATCTCTTCAACAGAAGCCAGACCGTGACCCTGTAAAGAAAATAGATTTCAATGAATTCTTGACAAGCTTGAAGTCAAGTGAAACATTTGTCAGCCCCACTGTTGAAGGACCTGACAAAGAGAACCTGTTTTTTGTCCCTATACAGGTTTCAGAAAGTAGTGGATTTTCTCCAACGGAGTATGTATATTCCCATACACAAGAAAATACAGACAATGTGACTAGAATATTCAGAGGAGAAGATGGTGGAATGGATATTACAAAGTGTCATGTATCTAATATTAATACTATGTTCCCCAATACTTGTGAGGCCTCATCAAAGCAATTAGAATATGGGGATGTTACTGTGGCTTATGGAGATATGGATATGACTACTTGCCAAACTGTAAAAATGTCCCCCTCCAAAAATAACGCAGTCACCATTGAGAATCAAAGTCAGAACACGAGAATGGATTTATCATCCAGTTTTGCGGCTGACAATTCTAGATTAAAAAGAACATCTAACGATCAATTGATTGTTCCACAAGCCTCTGAAAGGTGTGTTGAAAATAAAACTGTAAgtgtggaagaggaggaggatattACAAGAAGCCATACAATCTTGACAGACAATCACAAAGCATCAGAGACCTCTAATCAAGGTTGCAGATCAAGGACTGTGGTTCCTGGATGTGTTTCTCCTGAGTCTGTCTTCCACAATGATAAAACCATTGTCTTTTCCAGCTGTAATGATATGGAAATGACTGGGAATTGTACAATGGTAAACTATAATGAAACTTCCAAGGCAACTGGCAGGTTTTTCTTTGATGCTTTTAAAAAAGCAGGAAATGCCAGCTCTTTGCTAATGGAAAAAACTGTTTCAGGAGATGAGAACATGGACATTACAAAATGTCAGATAACTTCAGATAATCAAGTTCTCAGGCAATGTAAAAACAAGCCACAGACAATATTTTCCGTGCCAAATAATGGAAGTGAAAAAGGGATCAGAAGTCATGGAGCTGCTTCTGAGACTCCAGGGCTACATTTATGTGCAAATCCTGGTGCTTGGACTTCTAAGGACACATTTCAACTCAGGGCAGTGAAAGGAACAGAGAAGTCCCTGCTAGGTGACAAAACAATAGTTTTTTCAGGAGAGGATATGAACATAACTAGAAGTTACATTGCCAAGAATGTTGAAGAGGACATTGCAAGTCAACTTCCTCCTGTCTCTGCTGCTATGTCCAATGGTATGAAATTCAAGCCGCAAATTTTTGGTAACAAATCTAGCTCTTCCAGGTTGAATGATCAGGAAGAAATGGAAATAACTAAATGTCATGCTGTAGTCATTGACAATCAAAACACTGGAATAACTACAAGTCTGCAACAAATTCAGCCTAAAGCTATTCCAGGAGAGAAATGGGACAAACAAGTGAATGAAGCTGTAAATCCTCTAAACCTTGACAAGGAAATTTCTTGTTCAGAAATTGGTGATCACATGGATATTAAAAGAAGCCATCCCAATGCCAAGACCATTATTTTTTCATCACAAGAGCAAGAGATGGATATTTCTAAAAGTCACATCTTTGTCAGTCACAACTGTGAAATATCTCAACAATTGAGGAAAAGTCTAGTTAACCCTTCACTTGCTTATACTAATGACAAAACTGTTTTCCCAGATCAAAGTATGGATATAACCAGGAATCATATTGATGCTCTTGAGTTTGCTCCTATTTTTGTAGCACAAGAATATGAGAGTACACATACTCAGAACAGCATAATATCTAAGCCACTACAAAATAAAACCTTATTTTCTGGTGGTTCTGATATAGATATTACTAGAAGTCAGACTGCGGCAATAGAATGTGGGAGCCTCAGAATGAACTCAAATCAAGAGGACAATGCTCCTGAAAATAACCAAATTCCAGCCCTTGCTGCTGCAAGGTTTTCTTTCACTTCTGGTGATGAGTCCCTTCCTTCTGGAGTTAAAGGAGACGTGCATTTTGGGAAGATAGCAGGAATATACATTGATTCAAAAAATTCTGAATTGCAACAGCAAAGCTATACTGTGGCAGCATTCAACAAGACAGTGGCTAACTCTGCAAATCCTGAGATGCTTTCTTCAACTCATAAAGCTGCTTCACTTTCTTCCAAACAGGATTTCACTAAAAGTCAGACTGTTAAAATTGATTACATGAATTTGAGAGGTGCAGAACAGCTATCACTAGCCAGGACATCAATGCTAGATACAGAAAATTCACAGATGGCTTCTCTTTTGGAAAAGTCAGTTGTGTGTTTCTCTGAGGAAAATATGGATTTGACTGGTAGCCATGTAGTAAATGTTCCTAATACAGTTTTaacagaaagagaagaaaatacTTTATTTCCCCCAAAAAAGGATTTGACCTCATCCTGTACCATGATAGCTGAGGATAGCCTGCAGAAACAAAGATGTGACCAATGTCGCTGGACATACGCAAAGAAGACGTTAAGCAGAAATGACTTATTATTGTCCCTTCCAAATAAGAAGACTGTCATATTTTCAGCAGATGATGATATGGAGATGACCAAAACTCATGCCTTGGCAACAGACAACAAAATTTACCTACAAGGCAAGATTTCAAGTAAGGCAGTACCTTTAGTTCCTGCAGATAAAACTGTTGTATTTACATCCAATGATGACATGGACATAACTAGACCCAACACTGTTGTAATTGATAAATCTTTGGCTGCACCCCAGATTGTGTCAGAACTTGATAAAGGGACTGGAACGAGACGTCTGATTGGATCAAGCAGTGAAAAGACTGTTGTGTTTTCAATAGGTGATGAGAATGACATGGAGATGACCAAAACTCACGCCTTGGCAACAGACAACAAAATTTACCTACAAGGCAAGATTTCAAGTAAGGCAGTACCTTTAGTTCCTGCAGATAAAACTGTTGTATTTACATCCAATGATGACATGGACATAACTAGACCCAACACTGTTGTAATTGATAAATCTTTGGCTGCACCCCAGATTGTGTCAGAACTTGATAAAGGGACTGGAACGAGACGTCTGATTGGATCAAGCAGTGAAAAGACTGTTGTGTTTTCAATAGGTGATGAGAATGACATGGAGATGACCAAAACTCACGCCTTGGCAACAGACAACAAAATTTACCTACAAGGCAAGATTTCAAGTAAGGCAGAACCCTTAGTTCCTGCAGATAAAACTGTTGTATTTACATGCAATGATGACATGGACATAACTAGACCCAACACTGTTGTAATTGATAAATCTTTGGCTGCATCCCAGATTGTGTCAGAACTTGATAAAGGGACTGGAATGAGAAGTTTGATTGGATCAAGCAGTGAAAAGACTGTTGTGTTTTCAATGGGTGATGAGAATGACATGGAGATGACCAAAACTCACGCCTTGACAACAGACAACAAAATTTACCTACAAGGCAAGATTTCAAGTAAGGCAGTACCTTTAGTTCCTGCAGATAAAACTGTTGTATTTACATCCAATGATGACATGGACATAACTAGACCCAACACTGTTGTAATTGATAAATCTTTGGCTGCATCCCAGATTGTGTCAGAACTTGATAAAGGGACTGGAACAAGACGTCTGATTGGATCAAGCAGTGAAAAGACTGTTGTGTTTCCACTGGGTGGTGAGAATGACATGTTGGTCACAAAGAGCCATACAGCAGCAATAAATCATGAAATTGTCCCACAAGGCAAGAGACCACCTCCAGCCCAGTCTGCATTTCAGGGAGGTGAAATGGTGTTTGCATTTAATCAGGCCGATATGGAAATAATTGAATCTCACACTGTTGATAAAACTGTGGAAAAAATCATGCATGTAGATAGATTAAAACTGGATAAGTGTGTTAAACAGGAAGCATTTTCAAATAGCAAAACAGTTTTGTTTGTGATGGGTGATGATATGGAGACCACTAAAATACATACAGTGTCCTTAGATGATGAAATTGCCCTACAAGGAGCGCAAACCACTCATGTTGTTCCTGTGCTTCCTGCTAATGAAACCATTATGTTTACATGTAACCAGGATAAGATGGATATCACTGCATCTCACACTGTTGCTATTAATAGTAATAATCTTCAAGGATCTGAGAACCAAGAAGTGTCAAGTGAAAGTCACCAACAGCAGAACTTGTGGAGAATATCCGCCCCTACCTATGGGGAGAGAATGCATTTTAAGCATGCAGAAGATTTGGGTAATGGATGCCACTCAGATTCTAGGGACAAACGTGGACTGGATTTCCCTGCTTTCTCAGCTTCAGTATTTCCCTATAAAAAGGAAGAAACAGATACATTCAAAATCCACAATGTTGCCACGGAAAAATCCATTGGTCCTCTGTCTCTGCCACTTCCAGAAGTCATTCTGGATATTGTTCAAGAACCACAGAATGTTGTTAACCTTCCCACGGGTAGCTCAAGTTCTGTATACTGCCAGGATCTGAGAAAACAAGTAAAACTTAAATCAAAGAGAGTGTCTTTCAAGCTTCCAGAGAACCAAACAGAATCCTTGACTTACAAGACAGAAAGTCAAATAAAAGAAGCTGCTGAGAATAGCCTCCTGGATTGTGATGGAAAAAATGGTATTGGCATGTCTCAAGTTCAAATTCCAGTCCAGCAGTCTCATTTATCTAAGGAGAGCATTGATAGTTTGATTAGGGATGCAGTTAATGTGTTGGAGACTGGCAGTATAGATTTAAAAGATAATTCAGAGAAGTTGGCTTCAACTAGACATGAACACAAACCTTCAGAGGTAGATACTGATGGAGCAGACATGGTTATTTCTTACAAAGAGAGTAAGGAATGCAAGAGAGTGACTGCTGAATGGGAAAAACTTACGAAAGATTTCCAGGAAGACTCTGAACAGACTAAGCAATTCTCACAAGTCAGTGACATTTGTGCAGAACAAGTAGATCCTAAACTTGTGCCTGAATTATCAGGTATTGTTAATATTTGTATAAGGCTAAAAAATTGTAGAAGGAAATCTGAAGTCTTCCCGGTCTCTCAAACTGCTGCTGGGTCTAATCTGGCTGAAAATTTTCCCAAACTGGCAACACATTCAGAAGATCTCTTGAGCTTAGGAAAAGATGTTGAAAAGGAGTCCAATAATGCATTTGATATCAAAGAAGAGGAAAATGTATATTTTGAAACTGGAGATGCCCCTGCTGGTACTCCTTTAGACACAACACATAGAGATAAATGTCAAGTGAGAAAGCTACCGCTAGGTATCTTCCCACCTAAATTGCCAAACAAAAGAGATTCCGTTGCTCCAAGTGTGTGCCTCAACGTCAAAGCAACGAGCAGAGTAGAAGCTCAGGCCTCAGAAATAAATTCAGTCACCGGCAAAACCTCTGACATCATCTGTCCCATTGAAAGGCAGAACTTGAGCCCTTCTCAGTATATAGATGAGGAATTGCTTCCTACATGTCCAGAGGAAATGGATTCAGCTGAGTTTGTAAGTTATGAGCCCCATGATGGTACCTGTAATGAGATGaacaaaaaagagagattttGTAATAAAAGCAATCCACTAGAGGAGCAAGAAACTTGCAACAAccagaagagagcttgggaaCAAGAGGAAGAGGAACTCCAGAAAGGAAAGAAGATAAAGAGGACTGAGAGCTGGGATCGAGATACTACAAAAGAACAGCAGGTGAGCCTAATTACTTGGTAATCAGAATGTGGTCATCTGTCACAGTGCTTTGATTTTATTCCGCCTAAATTATAGGAATGTGAATTTAAAAGTTTTAGTGTAGTCTTTACACTTGGGGTTTCACTCAATCACCAGTTCAATACTGTTCCTGTCTCTTGCCTTAGCCACAAAAGAAATTGATGTGTAGAACACCCATTTGAagtgagagggaatttgggatAACAGGGGGAGTAAGGCCTCTCCTGCCAGTTTTAAAGCACCCACTCTTACTAAAGAAAGAATTACCATGCAATTATTGTGTGTTAGGTccctatcaaattcacagccatgaaaagtaCATCATGAACTGTGAAATTTGGTCTTTTGTATGCTTTTACCTTACGCTATACAGATTTCTCAGGGGAGACCAGTCACaaggtgtgggttttttgtttgtttttgttttgttttttttccccaggggTGGTTcatgatattgccacccttactacTTCACTGCCATCAGAGCTGGATGGCTGGAGAGTGGCCGCTGTTGGCCAGGGCACCCATCTAAGTAGGTagtgccccaccagcagcagtgcagaagtaagtgcCAATATCATACCATGCCATCTTTACAATTCTGACGCTgtgaaatttcatatttaaatagctgaaatcatgtaatttatttttaaaaatcatgaatgatAGACAAAATTGACTGTGAATTTGGTGGGGTCCTACATACAAGCATGCAAAAGCTAAACATGATATGCTATTGAAAGTCATAATGTAGCTGTTGTATAGCAAGTGTCCTAATAAATATCTGTTCTTTtaacagtttgattttttttttaaattttaggttGCCTCCAGTGTGATTTTATCTCACAGTCAAGCAGAAACTCATGAAGGTGAAAATCCTTCAAGTCCGTCATCTAAAAGCCTGGAGAGGACCAACTCTAGCAACAGCAGCTGCCTGGATTCTCTTAAAGCTGATACAGATTTTAGTAGTAAGACTCTCTTGGCAGTATTCACCTAAAATAACTCAATGGATAAGGGTCTCTTACCAGTATGTATCTTCTCTGGGAATGTTGCATGTCATGTAATCTGTGTATGGTGCTATGGATTAATCTTTTTCAGTTAAGATAGCTCTTTGATTCTGTAGAAGAGTACAAATTGTAATGGTATTTCCCCTGAGAAGTGATTTAGAAAAAGCAGTTTCTTGTTACTAGATGAAGGGAAGGCCAGCAATAATTTTTCTCTGCTCTGCCTTGGTTGCATTCATAATAAAGAGGCTCACGTGTCAGATCAATTGAAATGATACAGGTGGAAGTAATGAACATATAACAGGCAGAACTGGGTCTTTGGTATATAAAATATAGATAAGTTTGTCTCATTTGATTATTCAGACAAATAAGATTTAAAAGTTGGAGATATGACAAACAGAAAATTTAATTACAGTGGAActtaaaaccaaaaataacattGACATTTGAGAATTGTGAAGTTAAGGTTCATAAGCAACTTAACTCTGATCCTATAACTCTCTTTACCATCAGCCTAATAAGCCATGCGAATAATATCTAAATGTTTTAGAATATATCCTAATACCATAAACTTTAGAAATCTAATATAATTAACTACTAAAAAACTTTTCTATCACCTCAGATTTCCCCAACAGTATTTCTTTGGTTGCTAAGCCACGGTCTACACAATAACTTATATCAGTATAACTACGACACCAAGGGGTGTGGAAAACTCACACCTCTGAGTGACAGTTACAGCAATTTAACTCCCAGTATAGAGAGGGATGTGGCGATGGGAGGGCTTCTCTTGTCATAGTTACTGTCTCTCGAGGAATTAGAGTACTTACGCTGATGCGGTCACTCTGCCTTTAGCATAGTAGTGTCTTCACTAAGCCCACAGTGGCGCATTTCCACTGTTGCAGCAccataagtgtagacaagccctgagtatGCAATTTATAAGCAGTAAAAGCATTGTTGAAGTGGTTTGAAGGTCAATCtctaatttaatataaaaattgtTATAATCTGAACTAGTACGGACCTACAGTCATGACTACATAGTTTTATTTTTGAACCACAGCAGTGTTTCTTCTCTCTAGTACAGCGAAGCAGTCAGAGGGAATCTCAGCTTCTCATGGACAGTATTTGCGAAGAGAATGTATTTGAGGTATGTAAGTATCTAATAGGCTTTTGATGTTTTCCTAATAAGAAACATATTGCCTGTCTCCCTTTTAGATATTCTTTTGAATGCAACATTACTAATGAGCATACTCTAATTATTGATATGCACTCTTTATTCACTCTGTAGAAATTTCAGGATGGTGTTATCACAGTAGGGGAGTTTTTTACACTTCTCCAGGTCCATATTCTGATTCAGAAGCCCCGGCAGAGTCATCTTCCAGCCAATGTGAGTATTTAGCCTCTCAAATGCATACTCCTCATTgccatttaaattgtatttttctgTCTTTATTTCAGTTATTTTAATGAATCCCAAGAAGCTAAAGAAGTTGAGTTGTAGAGACCTTTCTATTATGAGGTCCACAAATGAACTAGTCCCCTTCACTTTTCCACAATGTACTTATGAATTTGCACAGTTTATTTTTTAACCCTCTCCTGCTCTGTCACCTTCCCTTTCTCTGTATATGGGGAGGAACGGATATAGGATCTGGAAAGTGGGCAAGCAGCTCAAAAGCTATGAGCTGAAGACTCCTGTTTTCTCTGCCTTTTAATATCCTATATTTAGAGCTCTGCATCTGATCCACAATTCAAAGATCTGTCCATGTATATCTGCATCTACAGATCTGTATATCTGCTGATATAAAGTTGATATTTGTGGATTTGCACAACTCTAGTCATTCCACTTAATGAATGAACAGTTAACAAAACTGAAGGCTTCCTTCAGCTATCACTAGCTTCCTTCAGATATCCTGGCTTCAAGTTAGAACAGCCTACCTAAATTCTTGTCTATGAATAAAATTTTTGAAAGCATCCAGTGACTTATTACTAAAAAGCGATTAAAAGTCAATTGTACTTGCTTTTCTAAGTCACATGGGTGCTTATGAAAATTGTATCTAAATGTTTTATTATAGTAGTTTAGAAAAACTGTAACTGGTCTACCGATGCTCTAAGACTGACCtttaagaacaaaaataataCTTGGCACTCACATGGCATGCTTCATTCCTAGATTTCAAAGTACTTTTCAAAGTTGAGTAAATTTGAGCTATAGAAGTGATATGACTTACTGTAAGTTGCATTGTGAATCCAGTACAGGATGGAATAGAACTCAGTGCTTCTACTTCATTGTGGTATGCCCTTTCCACTATGCTATGCTGCCCAGCCGTAGGAACTTTCTCTGCAGTGAAATTCCTGCTAAATTGGATTTTTCAGTTTCATTCCTCTTTCCCTTTAGTATGTAGTTGATACAGCTCCTACTCCAGAAGACCTGATTTTCAGCCAGTACATTTATCAGCCCAAACTGCAGATTTATGAGGAAGATTGCCAGGTTCTCTCTCAGATGATAGAAAagtaagaattttttttattttgggcggggggggggtgttgagTCATTCACAGAGGATATTAGTTTTTGTTTGTAATGCATTATCTTAGATTTGACTGCATTCAGGATGGTCTCATGGGAGTAATTCCATTATTTTCCAAAGGAGAGAGGTGGATTATCTGTTTAATTTTAAACAGACTTACTACAGTCTTGAGCCGGTGTGTTAAAACTGAATATGGGAAAGTCTTGATAGGGCTTGTGGGCATGGAGGTGGTTAGAGACACATCTGTCACAAGTGATTGATTTAATTTGTTCTCTCATATCTGCTGACCTATAAATGTTACTTAATATTGGCAAAAATAAGTTTTGGACCCTTTTGTCAAAGCCTCTAAAAGATGGCAAACAGAAGAAAGAGCATGATAGATTATAATTTGTCATCTGTTATAATTCTCTGGAAATTGTCAAATTAAAATACAGACAATATGATATCCTAGAGGTTTAAGTTTTCTTGTTTATGATGATTCTTCGTATCAGATTCTTCCAAAAACAGGCAAGCTGCTGGGGAAAACCTTAGCTTTGCATCATATTTGGTTGGTCATCAAATCTGGGTTTGTGCACACTGGAAATGTAAATAAATTCCAGGCTGCCTCCTGTTTAAGCCAAGAGACTGTTAGCTTTTCAGCCATGGATAATCAAACAGTATCTTGCAGGGGGAGACAGTCTGTCCATTAATCAAAGGAAAGGTCACTTGGGAATTTATAGTTCAAAAATACCATCTTGAACTTCACCTGGAACACAGCTAGTAACCAATGGAGATATCTGAACAGGAGATGTTTAATGTGTTTTCAGCATGAAAGCGAGCTGCAACATTAAAATTGTAAACTTTTAGATTTCATTGCAGTAATCCTGCCTCAAAGAGAAAGTCTTGATTACCATAAGATGGTCCATATAAAAAAAGTCTTTATGCCCCAGgttgaggatttaaaaaaatcactcatGGCATATTTTTATATGGATATACAACAAAATCTCCAATTTATGAATAATATTTATAGGCTTATCCTCTTAATTGGGGTAAGAGCTGATACAATATAAATCACTCCTGAGTGCCTTGCTTATCCTTATAGATGAAATCTTGAACCCACTAAAGGcaaaactccattgacttcagtgggaccaggatttcatcccaAGTCATCTTGACTTCACCCATGCCTCAATCTTAGAAGACAATACGTAAGTCATTGCACTGCACCAGACAGTTCAGATATGGAAATAAATTGAATGACATGAGCATACTGAATGTTACCTGCACCTGCTCACTAACTGTCCCAGAAGCCTTGAGCAAGAGGAGAGTCAATATAAACCACA encodes the following:
- the KNL1 gene encoding outer kinetochore KNL1 complex subunit KNL1 — translated: MDRIYSESNDENDHTERIRRQRLSSILKAPRSPLKDLGSGNEFTQDYDTGKRRKNSRRVSFADTIKVFQTDLQTNEEPENTERATNERNPVLSNQNEDAEAVHCEITGMDTLLHAPIQTLVQQTEWNVNNQTNRNDRTLIFLDENEMDMTASHTAVITRNLKSNEEIDKPRKIDIKSFLAELTSKNEGSEMKTEFRFFCDPTEANYTCPSLQQKPDRDPVKKIDFNEFLTSLKSSETFVSPTVEGPDKENLFFVPIQVSESSGFSPTEYVYSHTQENTDNVTRIFRGEDGGMDITKCHVSNINTMFPNTCEASSKQLEYGDVTVAYGDMDMTTCQTVKMSPSKNNAVTIENQSQNTRMDLSSSFAADNSRLKRTSNDQLIVPQASERCVENKTVSVEEEEDITRSHTILTDNHKASETSNQGCRSRTVVPGCVSPESVFHNDKTIVFSSCNDMEMTGNCTMVNYNETSKATGRFFFDAFKKAGNASSLLMEKTVSGDENMDITKCQITSDNQVLRQCKNKPQTIFSVPNNGSEKGIRSHGAASETPGLHLCANPGAWTSKDTFQLRAVKGTEKSLLGDKTIVFSGEDMNITRSYIAKNVEEDIASQLPPVSAAMSNGMKFKPQIFGNKSSSSRLNDQEEMEITKCHAVVIDNQNTGITTSLQQIQPKAIPGEKWDKQVNEAVNPLNLDKEISCSEIGDHMDIKRSHPNAKTIIFSSQEQEMDISKSHIFVSHNCEISQQLRKSLVNPSLAYTNDKTVFPDQSMDITRNHIDALEFAPIFVAQEYESTHTQNSIISKPLQNKTLFSGGSDIDITRSQTAAIECGSLRMNSNQEDNAPENNQIPALAAARFSFTSGDESLPSGVKGDVHFGKIAGIYIDSKNSELQQQSYTVAAFNKTVANSANPEMLSSTHKAASLSSKQDFTKSQTVKIDYMNLRGAEQLSLARTSMLDTENSQMASLLEKSVVCFSEENMDLTGSHVVNVPNTVLTEREENTLFPPKKDLTSSCTMIAEDSLQKQRCDQCRWTYAKKTLSRNDLLLSLPNKKTVIFSADDDMEMTKTHALATDNKIYLQGKISSKAVPLVPADKTVVFTSNDDMDITRPNTVVIDKSLAAPQIVSELDKGTGTRRLIGSSSEKTVVFSIGDENDMEMTKTHALATDNKIYLQGKISSKAVPLVPADKTVVFTSNDDMDITRPNTVVIDKSLAAPQIVSELDKGTGTRRLIGSSSEKTVVFSIGDENDMEMTKTHALATDNKIYLQGKISSKAEPLVPADKTVVFTCNDDMDITRPNTVVIDKSLAASQIVSELDKGTGMRSLIGSSSEKTVVFSMGDENDMEMTKTHALTTDNKIYLQGKISSKAVPLVPADKTVVFTSNDDMDITRPNTVVIDKSLAASQIVSELDKGTGTRRLIGSSSEKTVVFPLGGENDMLVTKSHTAAINHEIVPQGKRPPPAQSAFQGGEMVFAFNQADMEIIESHTVDKTVEKIMHVDRLKLDKCVKQEAFSNSKTVLFVMGDDMETTKIHTVSLDDEIALQGAQTTHVVPVLPANETIMFTCNQDKMDITASHTVAINSNNLQGSENQEVSSESHQQQNLWRISAPTYGERMHFKHAEDLGNGCHSDSRDKRGLDFPAFSASVFPYKKEETDTFKIHNVATEKSIGPLSLPLPEVILDIVQEPQNVVNLPTGSSSSVYCQDLRKQVKLKSKRVSFKLPENQTESLTYKTESQIKEAAENSLLDCDGKNGIGMSQVQIPVQQSHLSKESIDSLIRDAVNVLETGSIDLKDNSEKLASTRHEHKPSEVDTDGADMVISYKESKECKRVTAEWEKLTKDFQEDSEQTKQFSQVSDICAEQVDPKLVPELSGIVNICIRLKNCRRKSEVFPVSQTAAGSNLAENFPKLATHSEDLLSLGKDVEKESNNAFDIKEEENVYFETGDAPAGTPLDTTHRDKCQVRKLPLGIFPPKLPNKRDSVAPSVCLNVKATSRVEAQASEINSVTGKTSDIICPIERQNLSPSQYIDEELLPTCPEEMDSAEFVSYEPHDGTCNEMNKKERFCNKSNPLEEQETCNNQKRAWEQEEEELQKGKKIKRTESWDRDTTKEQQVASSVILSHSQAETHEGENPSSPSSKSLERTNSSNSSCLDSLKADTDFSIQRSSQRESQLLMDSICEENVFEKFQDGVITVGEFFTLLQVHILIQKPRQSHLPANYVVDTAPTPEDLIFSQYIYQPKLQIYEEDCQVLSQMIENLKLCAGVQDKLLVDVNKNLWEVMRTCSDKELKNFGTELNKMKSCFTKKSKVLAHKGKVKLYDSLVQNTQIQWEKLQSRIAKVDEFLREMDSCLCALETVAELEECDADISDPVTDWESKVRHLEKELENLKAQEEELQRNLTNLEARKQQGFSEINCLQTKASNCEELLDRYNFTEWEMSEWSDQQAVFTFLYDSIELTIIFGPPVDGAVFNDNPCRKIINMSFESLLDEKKAPLSSCLVQRLIFQFIESQGFWQTKCTTMQHLPQMLHEISLVVNRCRLLGEEIEFLNRWGGKCNLLKTEVDNTKVKLLFSSCTAFAKFEVIFSLSANYPSTPLQFTVQKQIGSLGHDEISAVLSSVPLGTNYLKRMVKMIHHNLLQGSLTVH